One window of the Dermacentor andersoni chromosome 10, qqDerAnde1_hic_scaffold, whole genome shotgun sequence genome contains the following:
- the LOC126545001 gene encoding uncharacterized protein: protein MRTARDGVTMSATMKRKRPQKQPQDMKKPTYTRGLKAYFRRYSLDMRAPCTDAAPDACSPIAMRELCWLVRNIGVWNSFLENIGMELRENRPGRLSLYTFARCDPSLNDYGSVCVTLLAELLATHRCIYFVHFGYSGRLFGMKASVIQRLLPNSSIEQFHVDGQTMDRDEAFTFLRAVWRAKPLSVQVCNIPLRRSDVLSMSIYVEATSALKELALVETGLKVADAIALFKALEVSKTVEYVRLEMNTVGIRGAKQFATLLRRNTTLRSVTLQRVKLQAKGAVAIAAALADNNTLGCLRIASNSIGPTGARALAETLRTNTTLTVLDLRDNAIGTSGAMAFAATLKVNTKLEELHVCGNVISEDGIVAIAEAVAHNTSLKVLSLFANGFGEEGVAALGKLVASNRTLVRLNATLESSYGAPRRHLDAFAEALAANTAMRGVQLFVWGTPAMKQLSHMLPLTQTLQYLCVCTCGPEIEQLCAALAHNRSIQEVEINCFLNLEDGSALGRLFETTTTIQAVTITKRVKNTCLIRLFHGLAKNNSIWWFSVQGGSLTSTACSAIATALESNRTLACMTLGRATAEDSNLRIVSSALERNCTLQMMCMSYTTSSAPALKIRERLRRNMGMMMQAIEFALTKNASKALAEAFELYKDSTFFNQELAKANRNQGRQAATLLIKEAERFIEDNYFQITGVVKESLVCVRRTRNKKRMTMFDCLNDYCLRELLSYLRVSDVQR from the coding sequence ATGAGGACGGCTCGCGACGGAGTTACCATGTCAGCAACCATGAAACGGAAAAGGCCCCAGAAGCAGCCGCAAGACATGAAGAAACCCACCTACACTCGCGGCCTGAAGGCCTACTTCAGACGATACTCCCTGGACATGCGAGCACCTTGCACCGACGCCGCTCCCGACGCGTGTTCGCCGATTGCCATGCGCGAGCTGTGCTGGCTGGTCAGGAATATCGGCGTCTGGAACAGCTTCCTCGAGAACATTGGCATGGAGCTGCGCGAGAACCGCCCGGGACGCCTCTCCCTCTACACCTTCGCTCGCTGCGACCCGAGCCTAAACGACTACGGTTCCGTGTGCGTGACGTTGCTCGCCGAGCTGCTGGCCACGCACCGGTGCATCTACTTCGTGCACTTCGGCTACTCCGGCAGGCTGTTCGGGATGAAAGCCAGCGTGATCCAGCGCCTGTTGCCGAACTCGTCGATCGAGCAGTTCCACGTCGACGGCCAGACGATGGACCGCGACGAGGCGTTCACGTTCCTCAGGGCCGTGTGGCGCGCGAAGCCGCTCAGCGTGCAAGTGTGCAACATACCACTCCGCAGGTCGGACGTGCTCTCCATGTCCATCTACGTGGAGGCGACCTCTGCGCTCAAGGAGCTGGCGCTGGTCGAGACCGGCTTGAAGGTGGCCGATGCCATCGCGCTCTTCAAGGCGCTCGAGGTGAGCAAGACGGTCGAGTACGTCCGGCTCGAGATGAACACCGTCGGCATCCGAGGCGCCAAGCAGTTCGCCACGCTGCTGCGGCGAAACACCACGCTGCGGTCGGTCACGCTACAGCGGGTCAAGTTGCAGGCCAAAGGCGCCGTTGCCATAGCGGCCGCGCTGGCCGACAACAACACGCTGGGCTGCCTGCGAATCGCGAGCAACTCCATCGGTCCCACCGGCGCGCGAGCGCTCGCGGAAACTCTCAGGACGAACACGACGCTCACGGTGCTCGACCTGCGGGACAATGCCATCGGCACCAGCGGCGCGATGGCCTTCGCGGCCACGCTGAAGGTGAACACGAAGCTCGAAGAACTTCACGTGTGCGGGAACGTGATATCCGAGGACGGCATCGTGGCGATCGCCGAGGCCGTGGCGCACAACACGTCGCTCAAGGTGCTCTCGCTCTTCGCCAATGGCTTCGGCGAGGAAGGCGTGGCCGCGCTGGGCAAGCTCGTGGCCAGCAACAGAACGCTTGTGAGGTTGAACGCCACCCTAGAGTCCAGCTACGGCGCTCCGCGGAGACACCTGGACGCGTTCGCCGAAGCGCTCGCCGCCAACACTGCCATGCGAGGCGTCCAGCTGTTCGTGTGGGGCACGCCCGCCATGAAGCAGCTGTCGCACATGCTGCCGCTCACGCAGACGCTCCAGTACCTCTGCGTTTGCACGTGCGGGCCCGAAATTGAGCAGCTGTGCGCTGCCTTGGCGCACAATCGGTCCATCCAGGAGGTCGAGATCAACTGCTTTCTCAACCTCGAGGACGGCTCGGCGCTAGGACGCCTGTTCGAAACGACCACTACCATCCAGGCGGTGACCATCACCAAGAGAGTAAAGAACACCTGTCTCATCCGGCTCTTTCACGGTCTGGCCAAAAACAACAGCATCTGGTGGTTCAGTGTTCAGGGCGGCAGTCTGACGTCGACCGCGTGCTCGGCCATTGCGACCGCTTTGGAGAGTAACAGGACGCTCGCCTGCATGACACTGGGCCGGGCCACGGCGGAAGACTCCAACTTGAGGATAGTGAGCTCGGCACTGGAACGCAACTGCACGCTACAGATGATGTGCATGAGCTACACGACGAGCAGCGCACCCGCGTTGAAGATCAGGGAGCGACTCCGGCGCAACATGGGCATGATGATGCAAGCCATTGAATTCGCGCTCACCAAGAATGCCAGCAAGGCGCTGGCGGAGGCCTTCGAGCTGTACAAGGACAGCACGTTCTTCAACCAGGAGCTCGCCAAGGCCAACAGGAACCAGGGCCGACAAGCGGCGACGTTGCTCATAAAGGAAGCGGAGCGCTTCATAGAGGACAACTATTTCCAAATCACGGGAGTCGTCAAGGAATCACTCGTCTGCGTCAGAAGGACGAGGAACAAAAAACGGATGACGATGTTCGACTGCCTGAACGACTACTGCTTACGGGAATTGTTGTCCTACCTTCGTGTCTCCGATGTGCAGCGTTGA